A stretch of the Neodiprion lecontei isolate iyNeoLeco1 chromosome 4, iyNeoLeco1.1, whole genome shotgun sequence genome encodes the following:
- the LOC107219588 gene encoding formylglycine-generating enzyme isoform X1 yields the protein MRAVFVAVLIVHTFLIKAAESEGTDCQCGKVLNRKTNDDQSGKTEGFCSAGESEACTVKENKYEQRINAHDGMAMINSGTFAVGTNQPIFVADGEGPRRNVTLDDFYIDVYEVSNRDFEEFAKATGHRTEAEKFGDSFVFEGLLSEETKSKINEAVAQAPWWLPVKDCNWRHPEGPDSDILDRMDHPVIHVSWNDATAFCKWRGKRLPTESEWEVACRGGLVTERLFPWGNRLTPKNQHRTNIWQGVFPSNNSAEDGFVGTAPITEFPPNGYGLYNMVGNVWEWTSDWWVTEHSDKPAKNPVGPSSGTDKVKKGGSYLCHESYCYRYRCAARSQNTPDTSAGNLGFRCAMSI from the exons ATGCGTGCCGTGTTTGTAGCAGTTTTAATCGTCCATACTTTCCTTATCAAGGCTGCAGAATCTGAGGGAACGGATTGTCAATGCGGTAAAGTATTGAATCGAAAAACAAACGATGATCAGAGCGGCAAAACTGAAGGTTTCTGTTCCGCCGGTGAGAGTGAAGCTTGCACTGTCAAAGAGAATAAGTACGAACAGAGAATCAACGCTCACGATGGAATGGCGATGATAAATTCGGGCACCTTTGCCGTCGGTACAAACCAACCGATATTCGTGGCCGACGGTGAGGGTCCAAGACGAAACGTAACTCTGGACGATTTCTACATTGATGTTTACGAAGTTAGCAACAGAGATTTCGAGGAGTTTGCCAAGGCTACGGGGCATCGAACAGAGGCTGAAAAATTTGGGGATTCTTTTGTGTTTGAGGGATTATTGAGCGAGGAAACAAAGTCTAAGATAAACGAGGCGGTTGCTCAGGCACCTTGGTGGCTACCGGTCAAAGACTGTAACTGGCGTCATCCTGAAGGTCCTGATTCCGACATACTGG ACAGAATGGACCATCCTGTGATTCACGTCTCTTGGAACGATGCCACAGCTTTTTGTAAATGGCGAGGCAAACGACTGCCTACGGAATCTGAATGGGAAGTTGCGTGCAGAGGCGGACTTGTAACTGAACGTCTTTTTCCTTGGGGTAACCGCCTCACTCCAAAGAATCAACACAG GACCAACATTTGGCAAGGAGTTTTTCCTAGCAATAATAGTGCTGAAGATGGATTTGTGGGGACAGCACCAATCACAGAATTTCCACCAAATGGTTACGGACTTTATAATATGGTTGGAAATGTCTGGGAATGGACTTCCGATTGGTGGGTAACTGAACACAGTGATAAACCTGCAAAAAATCCT GTCGGACCGTCAAGTGGTACAGACAAAGTTAAAAAAGGAGGCTCATATCTGTGTCATGAGAGTTACTGTTACAGATACAGGTGCGCTGCGCGCAGTCAAAACACACCTGATACTTCTGCTGGCAATCTCGGCTTCAGATGTGCTATGTCGATTTAG
- the LOC107219577 gene encoding SAP domain-containing ribonucleoprotein translates to MADSSYEKGLTELSKMKVADLKLELKQRGLPTTGNKTELVERLQLAMHGDSTLSLDETTDEILDEDAVLGDEEIEELSSKPDSQEVGKKRKLSTESNSANSKKIVLNRNPILEDIQSELTGKENNNKSDTSEPEKKVIKLSQLGVKERLEMRAKKFGVPLSESAKKEARSARFNSNTQNSKSAASINVPVHTTFEVLKKRAERFGASVSSVMEKAEMESRIEKRRARFGEVKPIEKPIKKIKIVK, encoded by the exons atgGCTGATTCTTCTTACGAGAAAGGATTAACCGAGTTATCCAAGATGAAG GTAGCAGATTTAAAGTTGGAGTTGAAGCAACGAGGACTGCCCACGACTGGAAATAAAACCGAGCTGGTAGAACGACTTCAATTAGCAATGCATGGAG ATTCGACTTTATCACTTGACGAGACTACGGATGAAATATTAGATGAGGATGCTGTTCTCGGA GATGAAGAGATAGAGGAACTTTCTAGTAAACCCGACTCACAGGAAGTGGGCAAAAAGCGAAAATTGTCAACAGAAAGTAACTCAgcgaattccaaaaaaatagtACTGAATCGTAATCCAATTCTCGAAGATATCCAAAGTGAGCTAACTGgaaaagagaataataataaatcagaTACAAGTGAACCTGAAAAGAAGGTTATCAAACTTTCTCAACTGGGCGTTAAGgag AGACTGGAAATGAGAGCTAAGAAATTTGGTGTCCCTCTATCTGAGTCTGCAAAGAAAGAAGCTAGGTCGGCCAGGTTTAATTCAAACACGCAGAATAGTAAGTCAGCAGCATCTATAAACGTTCCAGTG cATACGACCTTTGAGGTGCTGAAAAAGAGAGCTGAAAGGTTCGGCGCTTCGGTTTCTAGTGTGATGGAAAAA GCTGAAATGGAGTCAAGAATAGAAAAGAGGCGAGCGAGATTTGGTGAGGTTAAGCCGATTGAAAAacccataaaaaaaattaagatagTAAAATGA
- the LOC107219588 gene encoding formylglycine-generating enzyme isoform X2 has protein sequence MRAVFVAVLIVHTFLIKAAESEGTDCQCGKVLNRKTNDDQSGKTEGFCSAGESEACTVKENKYEQRINAHDGMAMINSGTFAVGTNQPIFVADGEGPRRNVTLDDFYIDVYEVSNRDFEEFAKATGHRTEAEKFGDSFVFEGLLSEETKSKINEAVAQAPWWLPVKDCNWRHPEGPDSDILDRMDHPVIHVSWNDATAFCKWRGKRLPTESEWEVACRGGLVTERLFPWGNRLTPKNQHRTNIWQGVFPSNNSAEDGFVGTAPITEFPPNGYGLYNMVGNVWEWTSDWWVTEHSDKPAKNPIQVRCAQSKHT, from the exons ATGCGTGCCGTGTTTGTAGCAGTTTTAATCGTCCATACTTTCCTTATCAAGGCTGCAGAATCTGAGGGAACGGATTGTCAATGCGGTAAAGTATTGAATCGAAAAACAAACGATGATCAGAGCGGCAAAACTGAAGGTTTCTGTTCCGCCGGTGAGAGTGAAGCTTGCACTGTCAAAGAGAATAAGTACGAACAGAGAATCAACGCTCACGATGGAATGGCGATGATAAATTCGGGCACCTTTGCCGTCGGTACAAACCAACCGATATTCGTGGCCGACGGTGAGGGTCCAAGACGAAACGTAACTCTGGACGATTTCTACATTGATGTTTACGAAGTTAGCAACAGAGATTTCGAGGAGTTTGCCAAGGCTACGGGGCATCGAACAGAGGCTGAAAAATTTGGGGATTCTTTTGTGTTTGAGGGATTATTGAGCGAGGAAACAAAGTCTAAGATAAACGAGGCGGTTGCTCAGGCACCTTGGTGGCTACCGGTCAAAGACTGTAACTGGCGTCATCCTGAAGGTCCTGATTCCGACATACTGG ACAGAATGGACCATCCTGTGATTCACGTCTCTTGGAACGATGCCACAGCTTTTTGTAAATGGCGAGGCAAACGACTGCCTACGGAATCTGAATGGGAAGTTGCGTGCAGAGGCGGACTTGTAACTGAACGTCTTTTTCCTTGGGGTAACCGCCTCACTCCAAAGAATCAACACAG GACCAACATTTGGCAAGGAGTTTTTCCTAGCAATAATAGTGCTGAAGATGGATTTGTGGGGACAGCACCAATCACAGAATTTCCACCAAATGGTTACGGACTTTATAATATGGTTGGAAATGTCTGGGAATGGACTTCCGATTGGTGGGTAACTGAACACAGTGATAAACCTGCAAAAAATCCT ATACAGGTGCGCTGCGCGCAGTCAAAACACACCTGA